The following DNA comes from Cervus elaphus chromosome 8, mCerEla1.1, whole genome shotgun sequence.
ACTTTGGCCCTCAGTGATAGTCTCCCCGCCTATGTTTAATTCTAGGTTCAGTTTAGCCTGTGGGTGCTGCGGTATGTGGTCTCTGGAGGACTTTTTGTCCTGGGGCTCTGGGCCCCTGGACTCCGACCGCAGTCTTACACCTTGCGGGTCAATGAAGAGGATCAAGATGTAGAGAGGAGCCAGGTACACCTCAATTTCTAAAACTTAGGGTCTATCGTAATTCCATTCCCCGTCATCATTTCTACTCACCATAATAGCTCACTTTCCTAAATCTAAATCCCTGTTAGCCTTCCTGAGCCCATCAGGGGTCACATGTGGGTCCAAGTTACCTGGGAGCTATAATCCCATACATTTTCCTTAGGGGGTTTCTGGCTAATACCATTTTGATTTCTGAGCTCCCCTCCCCTACATGTTTCACCATCCTAGGTTCCATCAACAGAGGGGCCACCGAGGTCTACCTGGCGAGACCTAGGCAGGAAGCTCCGCCTACTGAGTGGCTACCTGTGGCCTCGGGGGAGTCCAGCtctgcagtttgttgtgctcCTCTGCCTGGGGCTCATGGGGTTGGAGCGGGGACTGAACGTGTTGGTCCCCATCTTCTATAGGGACATAGgtgagggggagaaggagggggtcAGCTTAGCACTCTGGTCCTTCATTGGCCTGGATGGTGGCAGAGACTAGCCCAGGGAAGTGTGACAGAGTTGAGAACTGGGTGGTCAGTAGAGGCTGTGGCTGATGCCTAGGGCAGTTTCTCCCAAAGAGAGTGCTAGGGTCTCTGAGTGGGCTTGGACTCATTTTCTCCATAGTGAACTTGCTGACCCAGAAGGCACCTTGGAACTCCCTGGTCTGGACGGTCATCATCTATGTCTTCCTCAAGTTCCTCCAGGGGGGTGGCACTGGCAGTACAGGTATGAGGGACTCTGCTGTCACCCTGGTTGGCATTGGCCGCTGTCCCTCCTTCCATAGGCGTCCCTCCCCCGGGCCCCTTGGTGCTCTCAGACCTTTCACATCTTGCTGCTGGGCTGACGTCATTGGGCCGCTCAGCCCTACCAAGGCCTCCCCTGGCTCCCTGCAGGCTTCGTGACCAACTTTCGCACGTTCCTATGGATCCGAGTGCAGCAGTTCACCTCGAGGCAGGTGGAACTGCGCCTCTTCTCCCATCTGCACGAACTTTCACTGCGCTGGCACCTGGGGCGCCGCACGGGGGAGGTGCTGCGGATCGTGGACCGGGGCACGTCCAGTGTCACGGGGCTGCTCAGGTGCCATGCCAATGGAAAGGAACTGCGGGAGGGCAAGGCTGGGGAAACGGGTGGAGGGGCTGTCAGGACAACCCACCCAGCTGAAGGAGTTGCctgtcttctttgttttttttcttaaattataaaattaatatacacatGCCCTTATAATAATTCCAATAAAGCAGACAGAGCAAATCTCTTGAATTCCACTCACTAGAGGTTCCCACTCTGTTTAGCATGTAGAGttctgcttttttgcatttttttacatatatacatatagaactAGTAGGTATTGTGGAGGTGTTTCCTAAAACAGATGGTATCATGATGTAGGCGTCATTTCTCAGAATGGCTTTATTATCAAAATGTTATGGAGATGTATTCTtatccgggcttccctggtggctcagtggtaaagaatctgccttccaagcaggagatgcaggttcaatctctgggttgggaagatcccctggagaaggaaatggcaacccactccagtattcttgcctggagaattctagggacagaggagcctggcgtgctacagcccacagggttgcaaagagtcagacacaacttagtgattaaacaacaacagtctCATCCATACGTGAAGATCTTTCTCATGCATTATAATTGATCCAAAGCATTCTATAGTTTGGGCATGCTATGGTTTATTTAGCCATAATAAGGTAAGGGGCATCGATGTTTAAGGGGCATTTAGCTTGATTCTAGTCTGTTGCTATAGAAAACACAACACTATGTCGAAACCTCCTAGGTAGAGTTACTGACCCTGAGCCCTTAACCTATTCTTTGTTGCTTGACTTTGCCTCCTAGCTACCTGGTATTCAACATCATCCCCACGCTGGCTGACATCATCATTGGCATTGTCTACTTCAGCATGTTCTTCAATGCTTGGTTTGGCCTCATTGTGTTCCTGTGCATGGGTTTTTACCTTGGTGAGTGCTGCTTGGTGAAACCATCTCCCTGAACCATTTACGGAGTGCCTTGAACATGAGTCCTGCCCCGACTCAGATGGCCCAGCTTTGAGAAGCTGTAGATCAATGGGCTCCAATAGGCTCCTGCTGCTCCCCAGTGTGATGGGTGAGCATCCTCTGTCAAGGAAGCCCCAGCTTTCCATAGGGAAGGACATCCTGGTCACTTTAGATTCCCGCTGTGGAACCTCAAGTCAAGGAGGAACTTCACGTGATAGGATGCAGCTTGCCTCCATTGGTTCACCAAAACTGTTTTCACACAGGCTTTATGCAGACTTTGATGATGTCTTGGACACAGCCCCTTCCCTCAGGGAGCTTAGGACTCCCTCCCTTGGGAATCTGGGTCCCTGGGTTATAACACAGGGTTAGTGTACACGTGACCAGCAGCAGACATACACGTGGTCTCTGCTGCTGGGAGTGACttgctctcttctcctccctctcGCTTCTCCTGTCACTCTCTAGCCCTGACCATCGTGGTCACTGAGTGGAGAACAAAGTTTCGACGGGCCATGAACATGCAGGAGAATGCTACCCGGGCCCGGGCTGTGGACTCTTTGCTAAACTTTGAGACGGTAACGGAGACCTCAGTGGCAGTGTTGTGAGGTTTGGAGATGTAGAGGAGTGTGCCTGGGGTTGTTGGGGCTGACAAGGACCAGGGAGGATGCAAAGTGTGCTGCTTACAAtcagggaggagggatggggaatGGAGCCGAAAGCTGTGGCCATGTGAAACAGCACTGGTTTGAAATTCATCAGGTGAAGTATTACAACGCAGAGAGTTATGAAGTGGAACGCTATCGCGAGGCCATCATCAAATATCAGGTCAGGATGCTGGTTTGCGGCCTACTGAGAGCAACAGCCAGGACTTGTGGAATCACCAGGCCTGAGAGGAGTAAAATTTGGGCTGTGAGGTTGATGTGCCTGGGCCCAGGTTGGGATTTGGTGACTGTCAACATGTGTATGACATTCCTTCCTTATTTGTCCTTGCCCAAGAGTTTAGAGTGGAAGTCAAATGCTTCACTGGTTCTACTAAATCAGACCCAGAACCTGGTGATTGGACTTGGGCTCCTTGCCGGCTCCCTGCTTTGTGCCTACTTTGTCACTGAGCAGAAGCTACAGGTGAGGGAATTGTCCTGGGCCTGGGGACTTTGTCTAGGCCATCAGGTTCATGGGTGGGAAGTAGGTAGGGGGTAGCTAGTTGGCAGGGtgacagcccaccagcctcctgtgACTCTGTCCTCATCCCTGGATGTCCACAGGTCGGGGACTTTGTGCTGTTTGGCACCTACATCATCCAGTTATACATGCCTCTCAACTGGTTTGGCACCTACTACAGGTAACCTGATGCCAGCCCTCACCTGTCCAGGGTGCACTGTTATCTCCCCAGCTCCCGGGAGGCGCTCCAACCAGACCTCTTCTTGCAGGATGATTCAGACCAACTTCATCGACATGGAGAACATGTTTGACCTGctgaaagagaagacagaagtgAGTGAGGAGAGAGGAGTGGGTTTGTAGGGAGTGGGAGCTGGCATGGTGTTCCTCGTGTCTGGAGGATACCAGGCCTGTAATGGCACACAATGGTGGCACTCTCCCAGGTGAAGGACCTTCCTGGCGCAGGGCCCCTTCGCTTTCAGAGGGGTCAGATTGAGTTTGAAAACGTGCACTTCAGTTACACTGATGGGTGAGCCCCTCCCCTTCCACTGTCCCACAGGCCCCTTCTCCCGTGTCCATTTACACACTGCTCCTCCCCTTGCCCCTCCCCCCTGCTTCTCAGCCCACCACCATCTGGGAAGACAGACTGAGCGAGAGGCGGCAGGGCCCAGTACTAGCTCTAGTGGTGGGAGGGGCCCCTGGCAGTATAGCCGGCCTGCCGACCATGCTCACCCTTCCTTGCAGGCGGGAGACCTTGCAGGACGTGTCCTTCACCGTGATGCCTGGACAGACACTGGCCCTGGTGAGAGGAGACCCAGCCCTCTGACCAAGACTCCTTGAGCTTCCCTTATTCCAGTGCCCGTGGTAGCTGAGGATCCAGGTTGTAGAGTCAGAGAGCCCTCTCATATTGGGTCACAGGACTGAATGTGGCTCCTCCGTGGACATTGGTGGCCTCTTGGAGAGAAAGCTTTAAAAGCCAACGGGCCTgagaatgtttttctttccttaaatttcttttttttttttttggttgtggtgGGTCTTAACTGCTGTGTggaagctttctctagttgcagcgagcaggagctactctgtTGCCGCGCACAGGCTTCTTGTTGTGgttggtggcttctcctgttacagagcacaggcttcaggcacatgggcttcaggagttgtagcatgcaggctcagtagttatggctctcgggctctagagtacaagctcagtagttgtggtgcatgggctgagGTGCTccgagacatgtggaatcttcccagaccagggagcaaacccatgtgcccaggtgggcagattcttacccactgcaccaccagggaagtcctttctccCTCTGTTTTTCATGCAACAGGTGGGCCCATCGGGAGCAGGGAAGAGCACAGTTTTGCGTCTGCTATTTCGCTTCTATGACATCAGTTCCGGCTGCATCCGAATAGATGGGCAGGATATTTCACAGGTAAGGATGCTCAGGGGAAGAGTATAATTTAGGGGCCCGTATGTGAAAGAACGGTACGTGCTGGGCATCCAGGGAGTAGAGAAAGAGCTGTCACCCCTACAAAAAGCTGGGTCAGGATACCTCAGCCTTTCTAGCGGCATATGGTTTGTATAAGGAAAGTAGTCACGGGAGCGATTCCTAGGATGCCGTATGAGACACAAAGATCTGTAGCCAtcgagggcagcagggagagaaaatgaattttctcTCTATCAATGGGGAAACAGAGTTAGATTAAGCGATTTGCCCACACAGCTGGGATCTGGGGAGGTGAAGGCAGGACTCTCACGCAGAGCCTCTCATCCCATGTGCTTCCCACCAGCCCATCCTACCTTCCAGGCCTGGAGGGATCTCACAGGCCAGAGTATATGCTCTTTTGGCCCCAGGTGACCCAGACTTCTCTCCGGTCTCACATTGGAGTCGTGCCCCAGGACACTGTCCTCTTCAATGACACCATTGCCAACAATATCCGCTACGGCCGCATCACAGCTGGGAACGACGAGGTGAAGGCTGCGGCTCAGGCTGCAGGCATCCATGACACCATCATGGCTTTCCCTGAAGGTGAGCCTCCCCTTCAGGGTCTCCCCCCGCCCAGTTCAGGCCCGTTACTGCCTCTGACCTCCATTCTACCCCGTCCTTGCCCATCTGGTCACAGAAACCAAGTGTAGTACATGTGACTTGAGAGAGGTGGGCAATTTCCACAGGGTATGATACGCAGGTGGGCGAGCGGGGACTGAAGCTGAGTGGTGGGGAGAAACAGCGTGTCGCCATCGCTCGCACCATTCTCAAGGCTCCAGACATTGTTCTGCTGGATGAGGTGAGGGCCCTGAGACgccttccccacctccttcctccccGAGCCTGTGCCCAACCATTCCTGCTGAGCACCGTTCTTCATGTAGGAAAGCTAGCACGAATGCATGTTTCACAAAAACACTTTACAGTTTTCAAGTGCAAAACAAGGTCCTTGTTGATTCCTGAGGCCTCGGCTAGCCACTTGCATCCTCCTCCCACCAGGGATCTGGTGGGAGGGACAGTTTTACCTAAGTTCCTCTCTGTAGGCAACATCTGCGTTGGATACCCACAACGAGCGGGccatccaggcttctctggccaaaGTCTGCGCCAACCGCACCACCATCGTGGTGGCACACAGGTATGGGACAGGCAGCAGGTGGGGTCCCCCTCAGGTGTTGTGGTGGGTGACTGACCTCTGACCTCTCAGGCTCTCCACGGTGGTCAGTGCTGACCAGATCCTCGTCATCAAGGATGGCCGCATCGTGGAGCGAGGACGGTAAGGGACACAGCATGATAAACAGGGAAGGGCCTCTGAAGTGGGGGCCCCAAGGTAAGGTCGTGGAATCCCAGGAGTTTCTGGAAGGATCTCCTTCACCAGTTCCTTGTCATCGCACAGACTGGTGGCAAGGACTCTTGGGGTACAAATAACAGTTGGTTGGGACTTACGTTTTTCTCCTTGCCCCAGGCACGAGGCTCTGTTGTCCCGAGGTGGGGTGTATGCTGACATGTGGCAGCTACAGCAGCAGGGACAAGAAGAAGTCTCTGAAGACACCAAGCCCCAGACTAAGGCATGATGACAAAAGTTGTGGCCACTTCCTTCCTGAAGGATAACTTTGAGCGGAATACACTGTATCCCTCTTCCCTGCCATGTTTCATCCTGGTCTTGGTGCTAGCTACAGTGATGGAACAGGGATTTTCAGAAGAGCATTGTGGGGGAAATAAAAGTGTGGACTGTGTTAGGATCACTATGACTTTGTGGTGTGGGGAACTACAGCAGGCCTCCACTGCAGGTCAGATGAGCATTCTTGACGGGACTCTTGTGTTTTTGATTGGAAAAGAGAAACACACCACTTTGGTGTCTTATAGACTGCCCATCCTTTATTGTTTCTagtgcccctccctgccccctataCATGGAGGGGAACCCCAGTATTTAGGGGATGACAAGATGCAGGGGGGCCAAGTGGCACCTGGCCAGGGAGCAGTTCAGAGCGGCTCACTCCCATGCAGCTGGAGCGGCCAGCAGAGCCCTCTGTAGGCTCAGCTCCACATGCTGTTTCTCCAGATGCTCCCTGGAGGTGGCCTCCACGTCACTCCTCCTCGTCTTCACTCCGGCTGCTCCGGGCCTCCTCTCCCTGTGGACCCTAGAGGTGCGAGGGCCACAGTCTTCCTcagctgagcctccctccccaagCCCAGGGCCCTAGCACAGGTTGCAGTTGGACGGCTTCAAGCTGCGGCTTTGAGCCTGGAgcaaggggaggggaaggagaggaagacagGGTGCCACGTCAAGGAAATGAGGGACAGTCCTTGAGTGGAGTCATAGGAAAACAAAAGGATAAACACCCCTGTATACTCTACCACTTGGAAGAACACCCTCCCTGCCTTTCCCCCTACCCCGCAAACTCCTTACTTACTCCTGGCACAGGGCCCATCTCTACGCCGTCCTCATACCTGTTGCTGTCGGTATTCTGCCTCACTGGCTGATAGTGCTTGTGCTAAAGCTAAGTCTTCTTCCTCCTGAGAACTGGGAGGAAGGAACAGCTTAACTTAGTATCTAAAATGTGAGCATCTCATCTGTTAGGCATCACTGTGCTGAGCCCTTCTAAGTATTGTTTAAATTTTCACATGTAGGTTTTTACAGGGTGTTGGTATTGTCCTCATTTTGTTGAACATATTAAGACCGTAAGGGGCCAaagaacttgtccaaggtcatatagTTCAAAAACTTAATTTTGAGCCCAAGTTCCTATTATCCTGCGTTGGATGAAAGCagtccctctgccctccctccctccaaacTGAGCCTTCACCCACGCCCCACCCTTTACCAGTGAGTTAGGTACCTTGGGACCTGGGGTTTGGTCTCTGCCAGGGACAGTTCCAGGGCTCGTTGCAGAGCCTCATCCTCACTCTGCAAAAGGGAAAATAAGACCAGGTGCCTTGGACTTCACTCTCTGCGGGTCTGCTTCTGTCCATCCAACCTCTGCCCCACTCACCAAGCCATTCTGCAAAGTAATCTCTGGAGGAGCCGTCCGGGTTGGAGACTGAGTTGTGGCTCTATGGCAGACATTCAAGAGGCTCAGGTCAGAGATGTGAAGGGggaaaagggagaagggaaaCAGGCAGGCCTACCTGCTGGCAGAGGAAGACGAAGGCAAGGTCTGGTTCGGGCTAGGGACGGTCTTTGTAGAAGAAGCCAAGCTTTGTGCTCTGGAGACGGCAGCCAGTCTGTAGGAAGAGACACTCTGGGCATGCCTCCAGGCACCTTCGGCTTAACAGGTTCCTCTCACCCCCGACCCAGGAAGTCAGAAGGGGAGCTCCTCCAAAAGATCTGGAAAACATGcacttgaaaaagaaagaaaagactccCTAGCCAAAGGAGACGGGGTGAAGCTTCCCAACTGTTATGACAAAGGTTCATTCAGGTCCCAAAAGCAAGTAGAGAACTTGGTTGCAATTACCCTGCCCTACTGGTGGGGTGCCCCTCCCCAGAGCAATCATGGTCCAGTGGGTGACGGTGCTTGATGCAGAAATTTCGGCCACAGCGGTCGCAGGTCAGTTTCATCATTTCCCGCTGCCGGCAGCCAGCGCGTTCACACTTATTGGTGAAGATCTGAGGTGGAGTAGGAAGGATTGTCTCTGCTGAGATCTCTGCTCCCTTTTCAACCCTGTCCTAACAGCTGTGCAGAGTTCCAGGCGTTTGTAGTCCCAGGTGACCATGGTTGATCCCTCTAACAGTTACCTTACGTTTTTGTTGAGCTGGATCTGAGCGACAGTCTCGGTCAATGTGCTCCCCAACAGCACGGTCAGGGGACTCCCCTCTGGCCACAGGAACAGGCACGTTACAGAGCGGGCATACAGGCACCTGGATATCCTATAGTTAGGGAGCAGGGGTCGGTCTGTGGCCTACTCCCAGTCCAGTCAGATCTCTGATCCTGAGAGAATCCCCCTGAAAGAACCTGGACATGCCCTCCATAAACGCAAAAGGAAATAATGTTCCCAGCACTGAGCCTCAAGAAGACaataaagaagggaaaatgtGAGGCAGAGGGGTTCCGGAGATTTTGCACGCATCCTCCACCCGCCCCCTTTCACCTTCAGACCGCCCCCTCACCTTTTGGTAAGCAGATCCACAGTGATGCTGGGCGTAGGCCACATGGTCTGCGCAGAAGATGCCCGAGCAGGCATCGCACTTGAGCGGCAGAAAATCTGCAGGAAGTGGGTCAGACTGCAGGTCCAGTGGGACCTCGACGTTCCCGCTCACTCAAGCTTTCCAGTCAGGCGCAGGAAAACGCTGCCGCACTAGGAACCAACTGGACCCTGGCCCTACTCCACTATCTCCTAAGCCGCGCCCCAAGCTCGAGCCCCGCCCTCCTCGGGCACTCCCAGCCCAGGAGCCCTCCGCTCCGCCCGGCCCCGCCTCCCGCGTGCTCCGCCCCTCACCCCTTTACCCGCTTACCCAATCGCTTACAGCTCGGCTCCGAACAGTGAGCCCCAAGGTCCGGAAACTCCATCGCCGGGCCGGACGGGGACCTGCTGGGAGAGGACGCGATGCTGAGCTCCCCAAGGGCTCCAGCTCTGGATCCAAATCGCGACCCCGTACTCTGGGGGGAACTCCTCGTCCCGCCCCTTCCTCCCCTCGACTCAGGCCGCTTTACCGGAGCGTCAGCGCCTCCCGGACCGCAGTTCTCACTCCTCCCTTGGCGCGCGCGGGCGCGCTGACGTCGTCGCGCAGGGCGGGCACGTCCCGCTCAGTCTGCGGGGGCGGGGCGCATCCCGGAAGAGCCGAGGCCCGCCCCTCCTGTTTTGCCAGGCGTCGGGGAGCTGGATGGTGTCTCCTGGGCTACCGAGTGGCCGCGGGTGGGTTTGGAGACCCTGGGAGCGGGCCTAGGTCCACGAAGGCGTTAGGGCGGGCGAAGACAAGGAGAGATTACATCTTCGAGGCTGGGGTGGTTTGGGGTCTTTCACAATTGGGTCCTTCGCCTGCTTCTCACTCTGCACCCTCCCCCAGCCATTTCGTTTACAGCCGCTGCTATACCTACTCTACGAACTGAAAACAGCCATGTTTCTGTGAGATACACATTTCTCTTCAGAGCCGTAGCTCCTCCAAGTTTGGTTTCGCTGTCCTTTGGTAAGACTTCTCTGACCCTCCTCAGTTTGAGCCCAGTGCATCTCTTGTGGTTTCCCGTCGTTCTTTTCTAGCACCCTATCACCTTGTTGTAATCATCTCTTATCTCACTCCCTCACTGCCCCCTTCCCACATAAATATAGTGGTAAGACGAACCACGTCTGCCTTCCCTTGAGTTGGACCCAGCATCCAGTGCAGTGCCTGGAACTGTGTGGTTTTCAGACCTTAGTGTGAATCACCTGCTTTAAAATGCGGATTCCTGagctcccaccccctccccacccaaggAAGCACAGGAGAGAATTCGGACAGATTATCCATCTACTACAATTTGAAAAACATATGCCTGGAATATTCTGAATGCTTACTTAATGTTTCTTGAGTGAAGCTAGAGAGTCGCTGGATTGGTGTCCTGCTTGACCCTAGGGAGCCCCAGGTTGAGACTTCCATTTCAACACGTTTTCTCACATGCCTCTCTGGCCCTTcatgcatgggcttggttgccctaGCTTCCCATAAATTTGGGCATGGAGATAAGTAAACAGATGAAATACTTAGAGTTGAACATGTCCTCCAAAATGGAGAGAGAACCAGCTACAACTGGGAATGAGACAGCTTTCTTctgttctccctctctccctccagcttttggttttgcttCCCTCTGTGTCTGCTTCTTACATTCTTACAGCTCTAACGCTACTGGAAATTAAAACCACTTTTCCCTGGTTTCTCAAGCAGAAGGCCTAATTTCAGCTCCGGCTGTGCCCATTTGCCTTGACTTGGATGGTCTGCCAAGCACTGACCTGTGGCCCAGGGTGTGTGGTCAGGGTATGTGATGTTCTGATGGGCCAGGCCTGAGTCTCATGTTTGGGGGAAGGAAGTCAGCACCACTAAAGTGAAAATTACCAAACTGGCTTGGACAATCCTAGAAAACCCAAGAGAGTCCATTcaattccttccttcattcagcaGTATACTGAGTGTCCTCCCATGTGCTTGCCACTGGATGACATGTGCAAAGACCAGGAAGTACTAGGCAAGACGGCAGTGCATTTCAGGTACACCCATTCTGGAGTTGACAAGGCAAAACCTGAAGGGTGAGTAGATGTTGGCTAGGTGAAggccaagggagaaaggaaggaggtgGAAGTAGGTGCTATTTCAAGCAGAGGAATCAGCAGGGACAAAGACCTGGAGATAAGAGAAAACAAGATTCTTCAGATGAGCTTTTAAAAAGCTGATAGCATCGGGATCTTAGAGTGTAAGAAACAGCTTGGCAGGAGATAAAGctggagagttcagttcagttcagtcgctcagtcgtgtctctttgcgaccccatgaatcacagcacgccaggcctccctgtctgtcacctactcctggagtttacttaaactcatgtccgtcgagtcggtgatgccatcagcaACCCGCAGAgcattttctttaggaaaaaccCTGAGGAGGAAGTGCATGCCTGCCTTGCTTGGATTGCGACTGTTGTCTCATACCCATGTTTACGACTGTTTCATTGTTTGCTCTAAACCTGGCCTGCTTTTCATGGGTCCTTCTTATCTTTGGTCCCATCATTCCTTTATGACTGTTCACTCTAAAAGGAGGTAATTGGATTggagggagactcaggttctCTTGGCGCACACTGCAGTCAATTCAGCTATTAAGTCCATCGTAAATCCCAGCAGACAGCAGTGTAGCAGCAATGTGGTTCCATACACTGAATGTGTGTTCACAGTAACAGCACCTGGAGGCCTACTCATGCTATGGTTCAGCAAACGAAGGAGACAGGAAAGAGACTGGAGAGTTAGCAGGGGTAAAATCTCAGATCATTGAGGCCACATTAGTTATTGAGAATTTTAACATAAACATAATAtcagcttcccttgtgactcagtggtaaaaaaatccgcctgcaatatggcagactcaggttcgatccctgggtcaggaatatcccctggagaaggaaattgcaacccactccagtattcttgcctggaaaatcccatggacagaggagcctggcgggctacagtccttggggtcacaagaactgaacaacaacaaatgaggaACTATAGATAGCTTTAAGAAGGAGAGTAATATGATCAGATTTGTATTTTGGGAAAGTCACTCTGGCTTCAGAATGGAGGACAGATTGGTAGAAGGGAGGCTAGGCTGAAGGCTGTTGCTATAATAGAAGCAAGAGAAAATGATGGCCTGAACTAGGTGGGGATGATGCTTAGAATTAATGAAAGCTCAGTATAGAACGTAGATGTgagatagatattttaaaataagtaactttcaggacttccctggtggtccagtggttaaggctttgtCTTCCAATGTAGAgcgtgtgggttcaatccctggtcgggaagctaaGCTCCCACATGTCTTGGGGCCATAAAAGTTGaaacttaaaacagaagcaatattgtaacaaattcaataaagactttaaaaatggtccacatcaaaaatcttTAAGTAGCTATCCAATGTATCACtgagaggataaaatggttaaaaaaaagaaaagaaaagaactccttggactttcctggtggcatactagataagaatctgccagtcagtgcaggggacatgggttcaatccctcctcttggaagattccacatgccacagggcaactaattCTGAGCGCAAtaattactgagcccatgctctagagcccttgagccgcaactactgagcccttggctagagccagtgctccacaagagaagccaccacaaggagaagcctgcgCAGCACAGCAAAGAATAGCctccactcgccgcaactagagaaagcctgtgcaaagcaacaaagacccaccacaaccaaaaataaaaataaataaatgattataaaaaagaaaaaagaatttttggccacaccacacggaTTATAGGATTTTagtgccccaaccagggattgaaccccagcccttGACAGTAAGAGCAAGTCTTTCAGGGAAATTCTGGCCGCTTCCTCCTTCATCCATCCTCACCCCTGGGGTAGGCTCTGGGGAGCAGTGTTTCTGCCAAAGATGATTGATCTGGGAGTGGACATCTGACCCACACTGGGTATCTGAGTTTGTGTTCCCCAAAAGCATAACCTGAAACAAGGATTTCGATGCAGATGATTCATGTAGGAGGTAATCCTAGCCAGAGTAAGAGAGTAAAGAagagggagatagggaaggaaggaaaaccaGTGAAGAGTTATTGAACTGGTTACTACTGTGGTTCCTAGTTCCACTGGGAACCCTTGGAGAAGGCATATAAAATATGCCTCAGAATCATCCTTCTAAAGGACAGAAGGCTGGGCTGACTCCTGTCTTCAAGTTGAAGGTTTCTCCTAGGAGGTGATAACTGCCCCATGTCCTCCTGGCACAGTGAGCCTGTACCTGTGTGCAAGCTGATTCAAGCTGATTGAGGTACGAGGGATTTGAGGAAAATTCTGGAGGCAGAAATACTGAATCTGGCTTGGCTTAGAAGTGGGACGCCATCAGGACTCAGGAGCTGTCCACAGTGACATCTGAAGTCCAATGCACCAAGCAGGCAAGGCATCAGGAGCATCTGCTATATTTGGCCAATCAGATTCCTTCCTGGGAATTTGGAATCAAGGCCAGAAGAATCAGTATTCATAAAGTATTCTGTAGCATATAAGCTATGGGCTTGCCATCTGCCATGCTACCATACTGTCAtactgagggacagggagggatTGTTATCTACCATCCTCTGACTGATG
Coding sequences within:
- the ABCB6 gene encoding ATP-binding cassette sub-family B member 6; the encoded protein is MVTVGNYCEAEGPAGPVWAKGGLSPCFFFTLVPSTLLALGALALVPAFPCRRPERPGGADRVSWADGPRVAPYVLQLLLATLQVALPLAGLVGRVGTAQGAPLPGYLFLASVLGTVASACGLAMLVTERSQALQKLAMGVWIKFRHSPGLLLLWTVSFAAENLALVSWNNPQWWWARTNLSQQVQFSLWVLRYVVSGGLFVLGLWAPGLRPQSYTLRVNEEDQDVERSQVPSTEGPPRSTWRDLGRKLRLLSGYLWPRGSPALQFVVLLCLGLMGLERGLNVLVPIFYRDIVNLLTQKAPWNSLVWTVIIYVFLKFLQGGGTGSTGFVTNFRTFLWIRVQQFTSRQVELRLFSHLHELSLRWHLGRRTGEVLRIVDRGTSSVTGLLSYLVFNIIPTLADIIIGIVYFSMFFNAWFGLIVFLCMGFYLALTIVVTEWRTKFRRAMNMQENATRARAVDSLLNFETVKYYNAESYEVERYREAIIKYQSLEWKSNASLVLLNQTQNLVIGLGLLAGSLLCAYFVTEQKLQVGDFVLFGTYIIQLYMPLNWFGTYYRMIQTNFIDMENMFDLLKEKTEVKDLPGAGPLRFQRGQIEFENVHFSYTDGRETLQDVSFTVMPGQTLALVGPSGAGKSTVLRLLFRFYDISSGCIRIDGQDISQVTQTSLRSHIGVVPQDTVLFNDTIANNIRYGRITAGNDEVKAAAQAAGIHDTIMAFPEGYDTQVGERGLKLSGGEKQRVAIARTILKAPDIVLLDEATSALDTHNERAIQASLAKVCANRTTIVVAHRLSTVVSADQILVIKDGRIVERGRHEALLSRGGVYADMWQLQQQGQEEVSEDTKPQTKA